A single window of Archangium gephyra DNA harbors:
- a CDS encoding alpha/beta hydrolase-fold protein — translation MTHRQPTRLPLLLLLTLTALTGCPKPPPTPEQTHSEIQFDVTVPPETPVNATLLLTGEDSAFKGPTGQGLELVFQGGTTFSAKTRVPKNQPLTYTVQMTTPSAQVALDTAGSVVPARTLEAHQNEENVSFSVERWGPAGGDTQPRTAFVVAVPETTPGTDDIYLAGNHELLGGWNPAGVKLYKAVNNSYATVLSFTPDTSLEFKVTRGSWDKVEKTAEGAEVANHSHKTGTGFSRVSLSVGAWADFITLPPEQVLTGKIEYLSVTPTNTLLKKRDVIVWLPPDYGDDPERRYPVLYMHDGQNLMDATTAFAGEWGVDETAQELVEAGKVDALIIVGIYNTSDRGPEYTQVPDARYPEVDGANGGRADAYGQFIVNELKPMIDGKYRTRPEAKYTGLAGSSLGGLVTMYLGMKHPDTFSRLAVISPSVFWGNNDIVTKVNALPGKLALRIWVDIGTEEGSSSQETVDDTRLLRDALVNKGWVLGGDLKYTEVEGGKHNEAAWAARFGSVLQYLFPPPPP, via the coding sequence ATGACGCACCGACAACCCACGCGGCTTCCGCTCCTGCTCCTGCTCACGCTGACGGCCCTGACCGGCTGCCCCAAGCCCCCGCCGACTCCGGAGCAGACCCACTCCGAGATCCAGTTCGACGTGACGGTGCCGCCCGAGACCCCGGTGAACGCCACGCTCCTGCTCACGGGCGAGGACTCGGCGTTCAAGGGCCCCACCGGCCAGGGACTGGAGCTCGTCTTCCAGGGGGGCACCACCTTCTCCGCCAAGACGCGGGTGCCCAAGAACCAGCCGCTCACCTACACCGTCCAGATGACCACGCCGTCCGCGCAGGTGGCGCTCGACACGGCGGGGAGCGTGGTGCCCGCCCGGACGCTCGAGGCGCACCAGAACGAGGAGAACGTGAGCTTCAGCGTGGAGCGCTGGGGCCCGGCCGGGGGTGACACCCAGCCTCGGACCGCCTTCGTGGTCGCGGTGCCGGAGACGACTCCCGGGACCGATGACATCTACCTGGCTGGCAACCATGAGCTGCTGGGCGGCTGGAACCCGGCGGGCGTGAAGCTCTACAAGGCGGTGAACAACAGCTACGCCACCGTGCTCTCCTTCACGCCGGACACGTCGCTCGAGTTCAAGGTGACGCGCGGCTCGTGGGACAAGGTGGAGAAGACGGCCGAGGGCGCCGAGGTGGCCAACCACTCGCACAAGACGGGGACGGGCTTCTCGCGCGTCTCGCTCTCGGTGGGAGCGTGGGCGGACTTCATCACCCTTCCGCCCGAGCAGGTGCTCACCGGGAAGATCGAGTACCTGAGCGTGACGCCCACCAACACGCTGCTGAAGAAGCGTGACGTCATCGTCTGGCTGCCGCCGGACTACGGCGACGACCCCGAGCGCCGCTACCCGGTGCTGTACATGCACGACGGGCAGAACCTGATGGATGCCACCACGGCGTTCGCCGGGGAGTGGGGTGTGGACGAGACGGCGCAGGAGCTCGTCGAGGCCGGGAAGGTGGACGCGCTCATCATCGTGGGCATCTACAACACCTCGGACCGGGGCCCCGAGTACACGCAGGTCCCCGATGCCCGCTACCCCGAGGTGGACGGGGCCAACGGCGGCAGGGCGGACGCGTACGGCCAGTTCATCGTCAACGAGCTCAAGCCGATGATCGACGGCAAGTACCGCACGCGGCCAGAGGCGAAGTACACGGGCCTGGCCGGCTCGTCGCTGGGTGGCCTGGTGACGATGTACCTGGGCATGAAGCACCCGGACACGTTCAGCCGCCTGGCCGTCATCTCTCCCTCGGTGTTCTGGGGGAACAACGACATCGTCACGAAGGTGAACGCGCTGCCCGGCAAGCTGGCGCTGCGCATCTGGGTGGACATCGGCACCGAGGAGGGCAGCAGCAGCCAGGAGACGGTGGACGACACGCGGCTGCTGCGCGACGCGCTGGTGAACAAGGGGTGGGTGCTCGGCGGCGACCTCAAGTACACCGAGGTGGAGGGCGGCAAGCACAACGAGGCGGCCTGGGCCGCGCGCTTCGGCAGCGTGCTCCAGTACCTCTTCCCCCCGCCTCCTCCGTGA
- a CDS encoding sensor histidine kinase: MPIDTLARRLPLLLAVAAPFLVCWLFIDAYVLPAHLEPYVLHLNGTWKLQEGDGVGWAEPAYDDSGWGEIRFPGGYSSQGYRASQAWARKRFELPASLRDKPLLLTMGGMRTSRVTLFVNGHEVGRTDESFRGLKGEVDGLEAWRVDSRELLPGSNVLAVRFEWTLPGNDGVLDGRMLLGAQEQLTPYYLRASDIRQFFQNGALALFAFMLLLLGMFMSRKADPSRRALRRSTVFVVASAAFYLGARTGLLPLRQSSPLTFTILSLTVVGIVWAIIEFSQHYCLGHVTRGGKAHRAVCGVFAGAFLAVQVLGPLEGPVVLYRLFALYIFASVLYVSGLTTATLLRRQRSSDAVFAAAIFCMLGAGVVDLLTDLYVFQAPRLFSVSVINLGLCVGVLLIADFIQLSYVNETLSANLARSNAELAVALARAEDAARLKSALLAERLASVGTLATGVAHEINNPMAYVTANLTFLSKQLPELAHCAEGDEAVKEELAELGQVATESLEGARRVNQIVKELRLFARGGGDERLEAVDVRTVARRSLNLALHELEQRARIIQELEEVPRVLGSESQLGQVCLNLLLNAGQAMTKEDTDRNELILRTRRREDGWVMLEVADTGCGIPPEDQRRLFDPFFTTKQTGEGMGMGLSICHGIVKRLGGEIQVESAVGKGSVFRVVLPPHAA; the protein is encoded by the coding sequence GTGCCCATCGACACACTGGCTCGCCGCCTCCCGCTGTTGCTCGCGGTGGCCGCTCCCTTCCTGGTCTGCTGGCTCTTCATCGACGCGTACGTCCTGCCGGCCCACCTCGAGCCGTACGTCCTGCACCTGAACGGGACGTGGAAGCTCCAGGAGGGCGACGGGGTGGGGTGGGCGGAGCCGGCGTATGACGACTCGGGGTGGGGGGAGATCCGCTTCCCCGGGGGGTACTCCTCGCAGGGCTACCGGGCGAGCCAGGCCTGGGCGCGCAAGCGGTTCGAGCTGCCCGCATCGCTTCGGGACAAGCCGCTGCTGCTCACGATGGGAGGAATGCGCACCAGCCGCGTGACGCTCTTCGTGAACGGACACGAGGTGGGCCGGACGGACGAGTCCTTCCGCGGGCTCAAGGGCGAGGTGGATGGACTGGAGGCCTGGAGGGTGGACAGCCGGGAGCTGCTGCCGGGCTCCAACGTGCTCGCCGTCCGCTTCGAGTGGACGCTGCCCGGAAACGATGGCGTGCTGGACGGGCGCATGCTGCTGGGGGCGCAGGAGCAGCTGACGCCGTACTACCTGCGCGCGAGCGACATCCGCCAGTTCTTCCAGAACGGAGCGCTCGCCCTCTTCGCGTTCATGCTGCTGCTGCTGGGCATGTTCATGAGCCGGAAGGCGGATCCCTCCCGGAGGGCGCTGCGGCGCTCCACCGTCTTCGTGGTGGCCTCGGCGGCGTTCTACCTGGGCGCGCGGACCGGGCTGCTGCCCTTGAGGCAGTCCTCTCCCCTGACGTTCACGATTCTCTCCCTCACGGTGGTGGGCATCGTCTGGGCCATCATCGAGTTCTCCCAGCATTATTGCCTCGGGCACGTCACCCGAGGCGGGAAGGCCCACCGGGCCGTCTGCGGGGTGTTCGCGGGCGCCTTCCTCGCGGTGCAGGTGCTCGGCCCGCTCGAGGGGCCCGTAGTGCTCTACCGGCTCTTCGCCCTCTACATCTTCGCAAGCGTGCTGTACGTGTCGGGGTTGACGACGGCCACGCTGCTGCGCCGCCAGCGCTCGTCGGATGCGGTGTTCGCGGCGGCCATCTTCTGCATGCTCGGCGCGGGCGTGGTGGATCTGCTCACCGACTTGTATGTGTTTCAGGCGCCCCGCCTCTTCTCGGTGTCGGTGATCAACCTGGGGCTGTGCGTGGGCGTGCTGCTCATCGCGGACTTCATCCAGCTCAGCTACGTCAACGAGACGCTCTCGGCGAACCTGGCCCGGTCGAACGCGGAGCTCGCGGTGGCGCTGGCCCGAGCGGAGGACGCCGCCCGGCTCAAGAGCGCGCTGCTGGCGGAGCGGCTGGCCTCGGTGGGCACCCTGGCCACCGGGGTCGCCCATGAGATCAACAACCCCATGGCCTACGTGACGGCGAATCTGACGTTCCTCTCCAAGCAACTGCCGGAGCTGGCGCACTGCGCGGAAGGCGACGAGGCCGTGAAGGAGGAGCTGGCCGAGCTGGGGCAGGTGGCCACGGAGAGCCTGGAAGGGGCGCGGCGGGTCAACCAGATCGTCAAGGAGTTGAGGCTCTTCGCCCGGGGGGGTGGCGACGAGCGGCTGGAAGCGGTCGACGTGCGCACCGTGGCGAGGAGATCCTTGAACCTGGCGCTGCACGAGCTGGAGCAACGCGCGCGGATCATCCAGGAGCTGGAGGAGGTGCCCCGGGTGCTCGGCAGCGAGTCCCAGCTCGGCCAGGTCTGTCTCAACCTGCTGCTCAACGCGGGCCAGGCGATGACGAAGGAAGACACGGACCGCAACGAGCTCATCCTGCGCACGCGCCGGCGCGAGGATGGCTGGGTGATGCTCGAGGTCGCGGACACGGGCTGTGGGATTCCCCCGGAGGATCAACGCAGGCTGTTCGATCCGTTCTTCACCACGAAGCAGACGGGGGAGGGGATGGGGATGGGGCTCTCCATCTGCCATGGAATCGTCAAGCGGCTGGGTGGGGAGATCCAGGTGGAGAGCGCGGTGGGAAAGGGCAGCGTGTTCCGGGTCGTCCTGCCGCCGCACGCCGCCTGA
- a CDS encoding ammonia-forming cytochrome c nitrite reductase subunit c552, with protein MEASRTRRRMMLLLAAMVLAAGAAAGAAALAVNIMERKQEARNPFYRVVELTDDTVDPAIWGKNFPLQYDDYKRTVDQVRTKYGGSEAIPREPTANDPRTVTAQSRLEEDPRLKTFWAGYAFATDFREERGHAYVLEDQLFTERQHVTKQPGACLHCHASVYVTYKKQGEGDLIKGFEKVNAMPYAEARKLVEHPVACIDCHDSQTMQLRVTRPGFLEGIRALKASQGVQNYDVNKQATRQEMRTYVCGQCHVEYYFKGPEKRLTYPWANGIKIENILTYYAENGHKDWTHAETGAPVLKAQHPEFEMYNQGIHARSGVACADCHMPYKREGALKISDHHVRSPLLNVNRACQTCHNWTEAELTQRVTTIQDRTFELRNRAMDAMIALIGDMKAARGAGKTDADLKTAMELQRRAQFMVDFVEAENSMGFHAPEEAARILGIAMDLARQGQLAVRQPDYTPNLFPSTTPSVKPTEREVTPAPAGGTGSGTQGGGGTNH; from the coding sequence ATGGAAGCTTCGCGAACCCGCCGCCGAATGATGCTCCTGCTCGCCGCGATGGTGCTCGCCGCGGGCGCCGCCGCCGGTGCCGCCGCGCTCGCGGTGAACATCATGGAGCGCAAGCAGGAGGCCCGCAATCCCTTCTACCGGGTCGTCGAGCTCACCGACGACACGGTGGACCCGGCCATCTGGGGCAAGAACTTCCCGCTCCAGTACGACGACTACAAGCGCACGGTGGACCAGGTGCGCACGAAGTACGGCGGCAGTGAGGCCATCCCGCGCGAGCCCACGGCCAACGATCCCCGCACGGTGACGGCGCAGTCGCGGCTGGAGGAGGATCCGCGGCTGAAGACGTTCTGGGCGGGCTACGCCTTCGCGACGGACTTCCGCGAGGAGCGCGGCCACGCGTACGTCCTGGAGGATCAGCTCTTCACCGAGCGCCAGCACGTGACGAAGCAGCCGGGCGCGTGCTTGCACTGCCACGCCTCGGTGTACGTGACCTACAAGAAGCAGGGCGAGGGAGACCTCATCAAGGGCTTCGAGAAGGTGAACGCGATGCCCTACGCCGAGGCGCGCAAGCTGGTGGAGCACCCGGTGGCGTGCATCGACTGCCATGACTCGCAGACGATGCAGCTGCGGGTGACGCGGCCGGGCTTCCTGGAGGGGATTCGCGCGCTGAAGGCGAGCCAGGGCGTGCAGAACTACGACGTGAACAAGCAGGCGACGCGCCAGGAGATGCGCACGTACGTGTGCGGGCAGTGCCACGTCGAGTACTACTTCAAGGGCCCGGAGAAGCGGCTGACGTACCCGTGGGCCAACGGCATCAAGATCGAGAACATCCTCACGTACTACGCGGAGAACGGGCACAAGGACTGGACGCACGCGGAGACGGGGGCACCGGTGCTCAAGGCGCAGCACCCCGAGTTCGAGATGTACAACCAGGGCATCCACGCGCGCTCGGGCGTGGCGTGCGCGGACTGCCACATGCCCTACAAGCGCGAGGGGGCGCTGAAGATCAGCGACCACCACGTGCGCAGCCCGCTGCTGAACGTGAACCGGGCCTGCCAGACGTGTCACAACTGGACGGAGGCGGAGCTGACGCAGCGCGTGACGACGATCCAGGACCGGACCTTCGAGCTGCGCAACCGGGCGATGGACGCGATGATCGCGCTGATTGGGGACATGAAGGCGGCGCGGGGAGCGGGCAAGACGGACGCGGACCTGAAGACGGCGATGGAGCTGCAGCGCCGGGCGCAGTTCATGGTGGACTTCGTGGAGGCGGAGAACTCAATGGGCTTCCACGCGCCGGAGGAAGCGGCGCGCATCCTGGGCATCGCGATGGACCTGGCGAGACAGGGGCAGCTGGCGGTGCGGCAGCCCGACTACACGCCGAACCTCTTTCCGAGCACGACGCCGTCGGTGAAGCCCACGGAGCGCGAGGTGACACCCGCACCCGCGGGAGGCACGGGAAGCGGCACCCAGGGTGGGGGCGGCACCAACCACTGA
- the nrfH gene encoding cytochrome c nitrite reductase small subunit yields MANEAPTAESTPGPRRRRPSAFAWLSLGVCALIGVAIGIGSFTFVYAKGISYMTDDPAACANCHVMRDQYAEWTNSSHHTVAVCNDCHTPPSFVGKYLSKARNGWHHSVAFTAGGFHEPIQITPHNRAITEQRCRSCHQPIVQAIDAHAASTGTEHDDGSISCIRCHSDVGHGP; encoded by the coding sequence GTGGCCAACGAGGCCCCCACAGCTGAATCCACCCCTGGCCCCAGACGCCGGAGGCCCTCGGCCTTCGCCTGGCTCAGCCTGGGGGTGTGTGCGCTCATCGGGGTGGCGATCGGCATCGGGAGCTTCACCTTCGTCTACGCGAAGGGAATCTCGTACATGACGGACGATCCCGCCGCGTGCGCCAACTGCCACGTGATGAGGGATCAATACGCCGAGTGGACCAACTCCAGCCACCACACGGTGGCGGTGTGCAATGACTGCCACACGCCCCCGAGCTTCGTGGGCAAGTACCTGTCCAAGGCGCGCAATGGCTGGCACCACTCGGTGGCCTTCACCGCGGGGGGCTTCCACGAGCCCATTCAAATCACCCCGCACAACCGCGCCATCACCGAGCAGCGCTGCCGCTCGTGCCACCAGCCCATCGTCCAGGCCATCGACGCGCACGCGGCCTCCACGGGCACCGAGCACGATGACGGCTCCATCTCCTGCATCCGCTGTCACAGTGACGTCGGACACGGACCCTGA
- a CDS encoding nitroreductase family protein: protein MSEKSHPSIPLDWPRLSPEESQRRSRAFRESMDRRRSVRDFSSEPIPPGVLEDAIACAAHAPSGANQQPWTFVVITDPALKARLREAAEAEERESYARRMSEEWLEALVPLGTDWHKPHFTDAPAIIVVFAQLHGVKELPDGTRKKVKHYYVPESVGIAVGFLIAALTQAGVATLTHTPSPMGFLREVLGRPENEKAFAVLPVGYPAEGARVPDIRKKPLDEVLVRR from the coding sequence TTGAGCGAGAAGAGCCATCCCTCCATTCCCCTCGACTGGCCACGCCTCTCGCCCGAGGAGTCCCAGCGGCGCTCCCGCGCCTTCCGCGAGTCCATGGATCGCCGCCGCTCGGTGCGCGACTTCTCCTCCGAGCCCATTCCCCCCGGCGTGCTGGAGGACGCCATCGCCTGTGCCGCCCACGCCCCGAGCGGCGCCAACCAGCAGCCGTGGACCTTCGTCGTCATCACCGACCCCGCCCTCAAGGCCCGGTTGCGCGAGGCCGCCGAGGCCGAGGAGCGTGAGTCCTATGCGCGGCGCATGAGCGAGGAGTGGCTGGAGGCGCTCGTGCCGCTGGGCACCGACTGGCACAAGCCCCACTTCACCGACGCGCCCGCGATCATCGTCGTCTTCGCGCAGCTTCATGGCGTGAAGGAGCTGCCGGACGGGACGCGCAAGAAGGTGAAGCACTACTACGTGCCGGAGTCGGTGGGCATCGCCGTGGGCTTCCTCATCGCCGCGCTCACGCAGGCCGGGGTGGCCACGCTCACGCATACGCCCTCGCCCATGGGTTTCCTGCGCGAGGTGCTCGGCCGGCCGGAGAACGAGAAGGCCTTCGCGGTGCTCCCCGTGGGCTACCCCGCCGAGGGCGCCCGCGTGCCGGACATCCGCAAGAAGCCCCTGGACGAGGTGCTGGTGCGCCGGTGA
- a CDS encoding tRNA1(Val) (adenine(37)-N6)-methyltransferase: MIQAPDETLDSIGTSGVKLLQRRSGYRFTLDAVLLAAFAATEGGEAGGPLLELGAGSGVVSFLLVRQFGLGPVDALELQPEVHARLVRAVALNECEGRVRPLLGDLREARSLFAPGAYAHVVSNPPFRPVNAGVRSPDEERALSKQELACDAPSVVAAARHALAPGGRVSLVYPAARVAEVLGLLVAAKLYPVALRFVHARVESPATRFLVHAVRDRQRGLSVRPPLIAHGEGPGGYSPEVAALMDAPRAERG; encoded by the coding sequence GTGATCCAAGCGCCCGACGAGACACTCGACTCCATTGGCACCTCGGGCGTGAAGCTGTTGCAGCGCCGGAGCGGCTACCGCTTCACGCTGGACGCCGTGCTGCTCGCGGCCTTCGCGGCCACCGAGGGCGGGGAGGCCGGAGGCCCGCTGCTGGAGCTCGGCGCCGGCAGTGGCGTGGTGTCCTTCCTGTTGGTGCGTCAGTTCGGCCTGGGGCCCGTGGACGCGCTGGAGCTGCAACCCGAGGTGCATGCGCGTCTGGTGCGCGCCGTGGCGCTCAATGAGTGCGAGGGGCGGGTGCGGCCGCTCCTGGGAGATCTGCGCGAGGCCCGCTCGCTGTTCGCCCCGGGGGCCTATGCGCACGTGGTGTCCAACCCGCCCTTCCGGCCCGTGAACGCGGGCGTGCGCAGCCCGGACGAGGAGCGCGCCCTGTCCAAGCAGGAGCTGGCGTGTGACGCGCCCTCGGTGGTGGCGGCGGCCCGGCATGCGCTGGCTCCGGGCGGACGGGTGAGCCTCGTGTACCCGGCGGCCCGCGTGGCGGAGGTGCTCGGGCTGCTCGTGGCCGCGAAGCTGTACCCGGTGGCCCTGCGCTTCGTGCATGCGCGCGTGGAGTCTCCCGCCACGCGCTTTCTCGTGCACGCGGTGCGCGACAGGCAGCGCGGGCTCTCCGTGCGTCCGCCGCTCATCGCGCACGGTGAGGGGCCGGGGGGTTATTCGCCCGAGGTGGCCGCGCTCATGGATGCTCCCCGGGCCGAGCGGGGGTGA
- a CDS encoding response regulator encodes MRQASHGGLRPEAQGPRRILVVDDDPAILNVWRRVLGQRSRPSSLDHLEKKLFGSTPPATSASAPPSTPPAAPADAGFTIDTASQGMEGYQKVIAALEESRPYTFALVDMRMPPGWDGLETILHMLEKDPRLEVAICSAFSDISREEVAKRVGRADLQWLRKPFDLEVARDLARKLSEQGTQRRQGR; translated from the coding sequence ATGCGTCAGGCTTCGCACGGTGGGCTCAGGCCGGAGGCGCAGGGTCCGAGGCGCATCCTGGTCGTCGACGATGACCCGGCCATCCTGAATGTCTGGCGCCGGGTGCTGGGGCAGAGATCGCGCCCCTCGTCGCTGGATCACCTCGAGAAGAAGCTCTTCGGAAGCACCCCGCCGGCCACGTCCGCGTCCGCGCCACCGTCGACCCCACCGGCCGCACCCGCGGATGCGGGCTTCACCATCGACACGGCCTCGCAGGGGATGGAGGGGTACCAGAAGGTCATCGCCGCCCTCGAGGAGTCGCGTCCCTACACGTTCGCCCTCGTGGACATGCGGATGCCGCCGGGCTGGGACGGGCTGGAGACCATCCTGCACATGCTGGAGAAGGATCCCCGGCTGGAGGTGGCCATCTGCAGCGCCTTCTCGGACATCTCCCGCGAGGAAGTGGCCAAGCGCGTGGGCCGGGCGGATCTGCAGTGGCTGCGCAAGCCGTTCGATCTCGAGGTGGCCCGGGATCTGGCGCGCAAGCTGAGCGAGCAGGGCACCCAGCGGCGTCAGGGGCGCTGA
- a CDS encoding zf-TFIIB domain-containing protein → MKCPECKGQMLERSFEAHQGRQVTLDVCHTCRGLWFDTHESLQLSATGTLRLFRELYDRQGERPPPGHRVLSCPRCDSKLERAHDLAHNNRFQYSRCTQLHGHFISFFQFLREKGIARELTPRELTELRKHVDTLLCSDCGEPVRLANLTACVRCQAPLSLLDPECVENTVRGAQKADGSRRDVAPEVAARLLMNELKLSGFHRKPPPRDRPEHRSNAIPAVTLDAPDRRTSENASGAADAVDLIEMGIELVGVGLRALKHFFT, encoded by the coding sequence ATGAAGTGTCCGGAGTGCAAGGGGCAGATGCTCGAACGGTCCTTCGAGGCCCACCAGGGAAGGCAGGTGACGCTGGACGTCTGCCACACCTGCCGCGGCCTGTGGTTCGACACCCACGAGAGCCTCCAGCTCTCCGCCACGGGAACCCTGCGCCTCTTCCGCGAGCTGTATGACCGCCAGGGCGAGCGCCCTCCCCCCGGCCACCGTGTGCTGTCCTGCCCGCGCTGCGACTCGAAGCTGGAGCGGGCGCATGACCTGGCGCACAACAACCGCTTCCAGTACTCGCGCTGCACGCAGCTTCATGGCCACTTCATCTCCTTCTTCCAGTTCCTGCGCGAGAAGGGCATCGCCCGCGAGCTCACGCCCCGGGAGCTCACCGAGCTGCGCAAGCACGTGGACACGCTCCTGTGCTCCGACTGCGGCGAGCCCGTGCGGCTGGCGAACCTGACGGCCTGTGTGCGCTGTCAGGCCCCGCTCTCGCTGTTGGATCCCGAGTGCGTGGAGAACACGGTGCGCGGCGCGCAGAAGGCGGACGGCTCGCGCCGGGACGTGGCGCCCGAGGTGGCCGCCCGGCTGCTGATGAACGAGCTGAAGCTCAGCGGCTTCCACCGCAAGCCCCCGCCTCGCGACAGGCCCGAGCACCGCTCGAACGCCATTCCCGCCGTCACGCTCGACGCCCCGGATCGTCGCACCTCGGAGAACGCCAGCGGCGCCGCCGACGCCGTGGACCTGATCGAGATGGGCATCGAGCTCGTCGGCGTCGGGCTGCGAGCCCTGAAGCACTTCTTCACCTGA